The following are from one region of the Pseudomonas putida genome:
- a CDS encoding siderophore-interacting protein: protein MSDTIHRVNHEIRQRRLQVLRVTELTPRMRRITLAGAELQGFTSVGSDDHIKLLFAETPEQQQAIEARNLGRQGGARPTMREYTPRRIDLVANELDIDFVLHGDGPASTWAAQAAPGQTLDIAGPRASTVVPDIFDSYLLIGDETAIPAIGRRLEELPAGRQVLAVIQIEDEQERQPLPSKAQVEVIWVRRHKEDLLALVNNLALPQGRLYGWVALEKALSRQAKAVLLEKGVPEDALKAVAYWRADGTADDE, encoded by the coding sequence ATGAGTGACACCATTCACCGCGTCAACCACGAGATCCGCCAGCGCCGCCTGCAGGTGCTGCGGGTCACCGAACTGACCCCACGCATGCGCCGCATCACCCTTGCTGGCGCCGAGCTGCAAGGCTTCACCAGCGTGGGTAGCGACGACCATATCAAGCTGCTGTTCGCCGAAACGCCAGAGCAACAGCAAGCCATCGAGGCTCGCAACCTGGGCCGGCAAGGTGGTGCACGGCCGACCATGCGCGAGTACACGCCACGGCGCATCGACCTGGTGGCCAATGAGCTGGACATCGACTTCGTGCTGCACGGCGATGGCCCTGCCTCCACCTGGGCCGCCCAGGCGGCACCCGGGCAAACCCTGGACATCGCCGGGCCGCGGGCTTCGACGGTAGTGCCGGACATCTTCGACAGCTACCTGCTGATTGGCGACGAGACCGCCATTCCGGCCATTGGCCGGCGGTTGGAGGAGTTGCCCGCAGGCCGCCAGGTGCTGGCGGTTATCCAGATCGAAGACGAGCAGGAACGCCAGCCCCTGCCGAGCAAGGCGCAGGTGGAGGTGATCTGGGTACGTCGCCATAAGGAAGACTTGCTGGCACTGGTGAACAACCTGGCATTACCGCAAGGCCGGTTGTATGGGTGGGTGGCACTGGAAAAAGCCCTGAGCCGGCAGGCCAAGGCGGTTTTGCTGGAGAAAGGTGTGCCTGAGGATGCGCTGAAGGCGGTGGCCTACTGGCGTGCTGACGGGACTGCGGACGACGAATGA
- a CDS encoding VF530 family protein, which translates to MSTAQHNALHGKTLEQILTELVAHYQWQGLAERIDVRCFKSNPTIKSSLTFLRKTPWAREKVEQLYVKLQRQA; encoded by the coding sequence ATGAGCACGGCCCAACACAACGCGCTGCACGGCAAGACCCTCGAACAGATCCTCACGGAGCTGGTGGCGCACTACCAGTGGCAGGGCCTGGCCGAACGCATCGATGTGCGCTGCTTCAAGAGCAACCCGACCATAAAGTCGAGCCTGACCTTCCTGCGCAAGACACCGTGGGCACGGGAAAAGGTCGAGCAGCTGTACGTGAAGCTGCAGCGCCAGGCCTGA
- a CDS encoding TonB-dependent receptor, protein MLYTPLRLSPLAVALWLAAAPSHAVELEPQVITANPLGNRQLAAPSTVLEGDNLLQQQHGSLGETLNKQPGVASTWFGPGASRPVIRGLDGDRIRILRNGVGALDASSLSYDHAVPLDPVTVDRVEIVRGPAALLYGGNAIGGVVNTFDNRIPDAPIEGIQGAGELRYGGADTTRSSAGKLEAGNGAFALHLDANSRQFNDLRIPGYARSSKVRDADEPGSKHRLENSDGRQDGGAVGGAYHWEHGYAGLSYSRYDSNYGSVAEPGVRLDMKQDHYAFASELRDLEGPFTSVKVDAGYTDYEHREIEEGEVHTTFRNKGYEARIEARHQPLGPVEGVIGAQVSRNEFSALGEEAFVPHTDTDSLALFMLEQWQASERLNLSLGARLEHTRVDPDAKGNENFVGADSASSFNAFSLSSGAVYQLDPIWALAANLGYTERAPTFYELYANGAHVATGAFEVGDANLNKEKAISADLALRFDNGTHKGSVGVFYSHFRNYIGLIGTGNLREGHDHDHGEDDHDHDHDHDGFPEYQYQGVRARFYGIEAQDRWQLAENRYGSFALEVSGDYTRAKNLDSGEPLPRIAPLRLNSGLVWELDRWQARVDVQHAASQHRKPANETSTDGYTTLGASVGYRFEVGQSQWLAFVRGENLTDQTVRYASSILRDIAPAPGRSVEVGLRTTF, encoded by the coding sequence ATGCTGTACACACCGCTTCGCCTCTCTCCCCTCGCCGTCGCGCTTTGGCTGGCCGCAGCACCCAGCCACGCGGTGGAACTCGAACCCCAGGTCATCACCGCCAACCCTTTGGGCAACCGCCAGCTGGCCGCCCCCAGCACCGTGCTCGAAGGCGACAACCTGCTGCAACAGCAGCACGGCAGCCTCGGTGAAACCCTGAACAAGCAGCCCGGGGTCGCCTCCACCTGGTTCGGCCCTGGCGCCAGCCGCCCGGTAATTCGTGGCCTGGATGGCGACCGCATTCGCATCCTGCGCAATGGCGTCGGCGCCCTGGATGCTTCATCGCTGTCCTACGACCACGCCGTGCCGCTGGACCCGGTGACCGTCGACCGAGTCGAGATCGTCCGTGGCCCGGCAGCCCTGCTCTACGGCGGTAACGCCATCGGCGGCGTGGTCAATACCTTCGACAACCGCATCCCGGATGCCCCTATCGAGGGTATCCAGGGTGCGGGTGAACTGCGCTACGGCGGCGCCGACACCACCCGCAGCAGTGCTGGCAAGCTGGAGGCCGGCAACGGTGCCTTCGCCTTGCACCTGGATGCCAACAGCCGCCAGTTCAACGACCTGCGCATCCCCGGTTACGCGCGCAGTTCCAAGGTACGTGATGCCGACGAGCCCGGCAGCAAGCACCGCCTGGAAAACAGCGACGGCCGCCAGGACGGTGGTGCCGTGGGTGGCGCCTACCACTGGGAACATGGCTATGCCGGCCTGTCATACAGCCGCTACGACAGCAACTATGGTTCGGTGGCCGAACCAGGTGTGCGCCTGGACATGAAGCAGGACCATTACGCCTTCGCTTCCGAGTTGCGTGACCTGGAAGGCCCGTTCACTTCGGTCAAGGTCGATGCCGGCTACACCGACTACGAGCACCGTGAAATCGAAGAAGGCGAGGTTCACACCACCTTCAGGAACAAGGGCTATGAAGCACGCATCGAAGCACGCCACCAACCGCTCGGGCCGGTGGAAGGCGTGATCGGCGCCCAGGTCAGCCGCAACGAATTCTCCGCCTTGGGCGAGGAAGCCTTCGTCCCGCACACCGACACCGACAGCCTGGCGCTGTTCATGCTGGAGCAGTGGCAAGCCAGCGAGCGCTTGAACCTGAGCCTGGGCGCACGCCTGGAGCACACACGGGTCGACCCGGATGCCAAAGGCAACGAAAACTTCGTCGGCGCCGACAGCGCCAGCAGTTTCAACGCCTTCAGCCTGTCCTCCGGGGCGGTGTACCAGCTCGACCCGATCTGGGCGCTGGCCGCCAACCTTGGCTACACCGAGCGCGCCCCGACCTTCTACGAGCTCTATGCCAACGGTGCCCACGTGGCCACTGGGGCCTTTGAGGTCGGCGACGCCAACCTGAACAAGGAAAAAGCCATTTCCGCCGACCTGGCGCTGCGCTTCGACAACGGCACCCACAAGGGCAGTGTCGGGGTGTTCTACAGCCACTTCCGCAACTACATCGGCCTGATCGGCACCGGCAACCTGCGCGAGGGGCACGACCACGACCATGGCGAGGATGACCACGACCACGATCACGACCATGACGGTTTCCCGGAGTACCAGTACCAGGGCGTGCGGGCGCGATTCTATGGCATCGAGGCCCAGGACCGCTGGCAACTGGCCGAGAACCGCTATGGCAGCTTCGCCCTGGAGGTCTCTGGTGACTACACCCGGGCGAAGAACCTCGACAGTGGCGAGCCGCTGCCGCGCATCGCCCCACTGCGCCTGAACAGCGGCCTGGTCTGGGAGCTGGACCGCTGGCAGGCGCGGGTCGATGTGCAGCACGCTGCGTCGCAGCATCGCAAACCGGCCAACGAAACCAGCACTGACGGCTATACAACACTGGGGGCCAGCGTTGGCTACCGCTTCGAAGTTGGCCAGAGCCAATGGCTGGCGTTTGTGCGCGGTGAGAACCTGACTGACCAGACCGTGCGCTATGCCAGCTCGATCCTGCGCGATATCGCGCCGGCGCCGGGGCGCAGCGTGGAAGTGGGCCTGCGTACCACCTTCTGA
- a CDS encoding carbohydrate porin yields the protein MLQLPKTCHIGLALSALATHAGASEMFASDSPWMLGDWGGTRSELLEKGYDFTLGYTGEMGSNLHGGHDHDRTARYSDQFTFGSHLDLEKILGWHDTEFQLTITERHGDNISNDRINDPRVGGFTSAQEVWGRGETWRLTQLWVKQKYFDGALDVKFGRFGEGEDFNSFPCDFQNLAFCGSQVGNWAGGIWYNWPVSQWALRVRYNLNDALYAQVGVFEQNPSNLESGNGFKLSGSGTQGAVMPIELVWSPRVNGLKGEYRAGYYYSNAKAQDVLKDSNGQPAALSGAAYRSSSSKHGLWLGAQQQVTSLASDQSRGLSLFANATVHDKKTNAIDNYVQAGLVYKGPFDARAKDDIGFALARVHVNPAYRKNARLANQASGIDDYDNPGFLPVQDTEYSAELYYGIHLADWLTVRPNLQYIRHPGGVSQVDGALIGGLKIQSSF from the coding sequence ATGCTCCAACTGCCCAAAACCTGTCACATCGGCCTTGCCCTCAGTGCCTTGGCGACCCACGCCGGCGCCAGCGAGATGTTCGCCAGCGACTCGCCCTGGATGCTCGGCGACTGGGGTGGCACCCGCAGCGAACTGCTGGAAAAAGGCTACGACTTCACTCTCGGCTACACCGGCGAGATGGGCAGCAACCTGCACGGTGGCCACGACCACGACCGCACCGCGCGCTACAGCGACCAGTTCACCTTCGGCAGCCACCTGGACCTGGAGAAGATCCTTGGCTGGCACGACACCGAATTCCAGCTGACCATCACCGAGCGCCATGGCGACAACATCAGCAACGACCGCATCAACGACCCGCGCGTCGGCGGTTTCACCTCGGCCCAGGAAGTCTGGGGCCGTGGCGAAACCTGGCGGCTGACGCAGCTGTGGGTCAAGCAGAAGTACTTCGACGGCGCGCTGGACGTGAAATTCGGCCGTTTCGGCGAGGGCGAAGACTTCAACAGCTTCCCCTGCGACTTCCAGAACCTGGCCTTCTGCGGTTCGCAGGTAGGCAACTGGGCGGGTGGCATCTGGTACAACTGGCCGGTCAGCCAGTGGGCCCTGCGCGTGCGCTACAACCTCAATGATGCGCTCTACGCCCAGGTTGGCGTGTTCGAGCAGAACCCCTCCAACCTGGAATCGGGCAACGGCTTCAAGCTCAGCGGCAGTGGCACCCAAGGCGCGGTAATGCCGATAGAACTGGTATGGAGCCCACGGGTCAATGGTCTGAAAGGGGAATATCGCGCCGGCTACTACTACAGTAATGCCAAGGCACAGGATGTTCTCAAGGACAGCAACGGCCAGCCGGCAGCCCTCAGCGGCGCCGCCTACCGCAGCAGTTCGAGCAAGCACGGCTTGTGGCTCGGCGCCCAGCAGCAGGTGACTTCGCTGGCGTCCGACCAGTCGCGTGGCCTGAGCCTGTTCGCCAACGCCACGGTGCACGACAAGAAGACCAATGCCATCGACAACTATGTTCAGGCAGGACTGGTATACAAAGGGCCATTCGACGCCCGCGCCAAGGACGACATCGGTTTCGCCCTCGCCCGCGTGCACGTCAACCCTGCCTACCGCAAGAACGCGCGCCTGGCCAACCAGGCCAGCGGCATCGACGACTACGACAACCCCGGTTTCCTGCCGGTGCAGGACACCGAGTACAGCGCCGAGCTGTATTACGGCATCCACTTGGCCGACTGGCTCACGGTACGCCCCAACCTGCAGTACATCCGCCACCCGGGCGGGGTGTCGCAGGTCGATGGCGCCCTGATCGGCGGCCTGAAGATCCAGAGCAGTTTCTAA
- a CDS encoding glucose/quinate/shikimate family membrane-bound PQQ-dependent dehydrogenase produces MSTEGANNGSRWLPRLIGALLLLMGLALLAGGIKLSQLGGSLYYLIAGIGFALAGILLLAQRRIALGLYGLVLLGSTVWALLEVGLDWWQLVPRLAIWFAIGVVLLLPWARRPLIGPASKANTALLSVAVVASGACALGSQFTHPGEVFGELGRDSSEMASAAPAMPDGEWQAYGRTEHGDRYSPLRQITPQNAYRLEEAWRIRTGDLPTENDPVELTNQNTPLKVNGMLYACTAHSRLLALDPDTGAEIWRYDPQVKSPVGTFKGFAHMTCRGVSYYDENRYVSRDGRPAPKITDAGQAVAQACPRRLYLPTADARLIAINADNGKVCEGFANQGVIDLTTGIGPFTAGGYYSTSPAAVTRDLVIIGGHVTDNESTNEPSGVIRAYDVHDGHLVWNWDSNNPDDTQPLAPGKMYSRNSANMWSIASVDEDLGMIYLPLGNQTPDQWGADRTPGAEKYSAGVVALDLATGKARWNYQFTHHDLWDMDVGSQPTLVHLKTDDGVKPAIIVPTKQGSLYVLDRRDGTPIVPIREIPTPQGAVKGDHTSPTQARSDLNLLGPELTEQAMWGATPFDQMLCRIQFRELRYEGQYTPPSEQGSLVYPGNVGVFNWGSVSVDPVRQLLFTSPNYMAFVSKMIPREQVAEGSKRESETSGVQPNTGAPYAVTMHPFMSPLGVPCQAPAWGYVAAIDLFTNKVVWKHKNGTTRDSTPVPIGLPVGVPSMGGSIVTAGGVGFLSGTLDQYLRAYDVNNGKELWKARLPAGGQATPMTYSGKDGKQYVLVTAGGHGSLGTRMGDYIIAYKLAE; encoded by the coding sequence ATGAGCACTGAAGGTGCCAACAATGGAAGCCGCTGGCTACCGCGTCTGATCGGCGCGCTGCTGTTGCTGATGGGCCTGGCCCTGCTGGCCGGTGGCATCAAGCTGAGCCAGCTGGGCGGATCGCTGTACTACCTGATCGCCGGTATCGGCTTTGCCCTGGCGGGCATCCTGCTGCTGGCCCAGCGCCGCATCGCCTTGGGCCTTTACGGCCTGGTTCTGCTGGGCAGCACCGTATGGGCACTGCTCGAAGTGGGCCTGGACTGGTGGCAACTGGTACCGCGCCTGGCCATCTGGTTTGCCATCGGCGTGGTCCTGCTGCTGCCCTGGGCGCGTCGCCCGCTGATCGGCCCGGCCAGCAAGGCCAACACTGCGCTGCTCAGCGTTGCAGTGGTCGCTTCGGGCGCTTGCGCCCTGGGCAGCCAGTTCACCCACCCCGGTGAGGTGTTCGGCGAACTGGGCCGCGACAGCAGCGAAATGGCCAGCGCCGCCCCGGCCATGCCCGACGGCGAGTGGCAGGCCTACGGCCGCACCGAGCACGGCGACCGCTATTCGCCGCTGCGCCAGATCACCCCGCAGAACGCCTACCGTCTTGAAGAGGCCTGGCGCATCCGCACCGGTGACCTGCCGACCGAAAACGACCCGGTGGAGCTGACCAACCAGAACACCCCGCTGAAGGTCAACGGCATGCTCTATGCCTGCACCGCGCACAGCCGCCTGCTGGCCCTGGACCCGGACACCGGCGCGGAAATCTGGCGCTACGACCCGCAGGTCAAGAGCCCGGTCGGCACCTTCAAGGGCTTTGCCCACATGACCTGCCGTGGCGTTTCGTACTATGACGAAAACCGCTACGTCAGCCGCGACGGCCGCCCGGCACCGAAAATTACCGACGCCGGCCAGGCCGTGGCCCAGGCCTGCCCTCGCCGCCTCTACCTGCCGACTGCGGACGCCCGCCTGATCGCCATCAACGCCGACAACGGCAAGGTCTGCGAAGGCTTCGCCAACCAGGGCGTGATCGACCTTACCACCGGCATCGGCCCGTTCACCGCTGGCGGCTACTACTCCACCTCGCCAGCGGCAGTCACCCGTGACCTGGTGATCATCGGTGGCCACGTCACCGACAACGAGTCGACCAACGAGCCGTCCGGCGTGATCCGCGCCTACGACGTGCACGACGGCCACCTGGTGTGGAACTGGGACAGCAACAACCCGGACGACACACAGCCACTGGCCCCCGGCAAGATGTACAGCCGCAACTCGGCCAACATGTGGTCGATCGCCAGCGTCGACGAAGACCTCGGCATGATCTACCTGCCACTGGGCAACCAGACCCCGGACCAGTGGGGCGCTGACCGTACCCCGGGTGCCGAGAAGTACAGTGCCGGCGTGGTCGCTTTGGACCTTGCCACCGGCAAGGCCCGCTGGAACTACCAGTTCACCCACCACGACCTGTGGGACATGGACGTGGGTAGCCAGCCGACCCTGGTCCACCTGAAGACCGACGACGGCGTGAAGCCGGCAATCATCGTGCCGACCAAGCAAGGCAGCCTGTACGTGCTTGACCGCCGCGACGGCACGCCGATCGTGCCGATCCGCGAAATCCCCACCCCGCAAGGTGCGGTGAAAGGCGATCACACTTCGCCGACCCAGGCCCGCTCCGACCTCAACCTGCTGGGCCCTGAGCTGACCGAACAGGCCATGTGGGGCGCCACGCCGTTCGACCAGATGCTGTGCCGCATCCAGTTCCGCGAGCTGCGTTACGAAGGCCAGTACACCCCGCCGTCCGAGCAAGGCTCGCTGGTCTACCCGGGTAACGTTGGTGTGTTCAACTGGGGCAGCGTGTCGGTCGACCCGGTGCGCCAGCTGCTGTTCACCTCGCCCAACTACATGGCCTTCGTCTCGAAGATGATCCCGCGTGAGCAGGTGGCCGAGGGCAGCAAGCGCGAAAGCGAAACCAGCGGCGTGCAGCCGAACACCGGTGCGCCGTACGCAGTGACCATGCATCCGTTCATGTCGCCACTGGGCGTTCCGTGCCAGGCCCCGGCCTGGGGGTATGTCGCCGCTATCGACCTGTTCACCAACAAGGTGGTGTGGAAGCACAAGAACGGCACCACCCGCGACAGCACCCCGGTGCCGATCGGCCTGCCGGTTGGCGTGCCGAGCATGGGTGGCTCGATCGTCACCGCCGGTGGCGTCGGCTTCCTCAGCGGCACCCTGGACCAGTACCTGCGCGCCTATGACGTGAACAACGGCAAGGAGCTGTGGAAAGCCCGCCTGCCAGCGGGTGGCCAGGCCACGCCGATGACCTACAGCGGCAAGGATGGCAAGCAGTACGTGCTGGTGACCGCCGGCGGGCATGGCTCGCTGGGGACCAGGATGGGCGATTACATCATCGCTTACAAACTGGCTGAATAA
- the lon gene encoding endopeptidase La encodes MSDQQDFPEHPDEHSEVEHTTPQAETGHALALPGQQLPDKVYVIPIHNRPFFPAQVLPVIVNEEPWAETLDLVAKTPDHTLALFFMDTPPEDHRHFDTSALPEYGTLVKVHHASRENGKLQFVAQGLTRVRIRTWLKHHRPPYLVEVEYPRQPAEPTDEVKAYGMALINAIKELLPLNPLYSEELKNYLNRFSPNDPSPLTDFAAALTSATGNQLQEVLDCVPMLKRMEKVLPMLRKEVEVARLQNEISAEVNRQIGEHQREFFLKEQLKVIQQELGLTKDDRSADLEQFEQRLEGKTLPDQARKRIDEEMGKLAILETGSPEYAVTRNYLDWATALPWGVYGKDKLDLKHARKVLDQHHAGLDDIKERILEFLAVGAWKGEISGSIVLLVGPPGVGKTSIGKSIAESLGRPFYRFSVGGMRDEAEIKGHRRTYIGAQPGKLVQALKDVEVMNPVIMLDEIDKMGQSYQGDPASALLETLDPEQNVDFLDHYLDLRLDLSKVLFVCTANTLDSIPGPLLDRMEVIRLSGYITEEKLAIAKRHLWPKQLEKAGVTKTSLAISDSALRTVIEGYAREAGVRQLEKQLGKLVRKAVVKLLDAPQAKLKIGTKDLEAALGMPVFRSEQVLAGKGVITGLAWTSMGGATLPIEATRIHTLNRGFKLTGKLGDVMKESAEIAYSYVSSNLKQFGGDPGFFNEAFIHLHVPEGATPKDGPSAGITMASALLSLARDQAPKKGVAMTGELTLTGQVLPIGGVREKVIAARRQKIFELILPEPNRGDYEELPDYLREGLTVHFAKRFADVAKVLF; translated from the coding sequence ATGAGCGACCAGCAGGATTTCCCGGAACATCCCGACGAACACAGCGAAGTCGAACACACCACTCCCCAGGCCGAAACCGGCCACGCCCTCGCCCTGCCCGGCCAGCAGCTGCCGGACAAGGTCTACGTGATCCCGATCCACAACCGTCCGTTCTTCCCCGCCCAGGTGCTGCCGGTCATCGTCAATGAAGAGCCTTGGGCAGAAACCCTCGACCTGGTAGCAAAGACGCCAGACCACACGCTGGCCCTGTTCTTCATGGACACCCCGCCTGAAGATCACCGTCACTTCGACACCTCGGCGCTGCCGGAGTACGGAACGCTGGTGAAGGTGCACCACGCCAGCCGCGAAAACGGCAAGCTGCAGTTCGTCGCCCAGGGCCTGACCCGGGTACGCATCCGCACCTGGCTCAAGCACCACCGCCCACCGTACCTGGTAGAGGTCGAATACCCGCGCCAGCCCGCCGAGCCGACCGACGAGGTCAAGGCCTACGGCATGGCGCTGATCAACGCGATCAAGGAGCTGCTGCCACTCAACCCGCTATACAGCGAAGAGCTTAAAAACTACCTCAACCGCTTCAGCCCCAACGACCCGTCGCCGCTCACCGACTTTGCCGCTGCCCTGACCTCGGCCACCGGCAACCAGCTGCAGGAAGTGCTCGACTGCGTACCCATGCTCAAGCGCATGGAAAAGGTCCTGCCGATGCTGCGCAAGGAAGTCGAGGTCGCGCGCCTGCAGAACGAGATCTCGGCCGAGGTCAACCGCCAGATCGGCGAGCACCAGCGCGAGTTCTTCCTCAAGGAGCAGCTCAAGGTCATCCAGCAGGAACTGGGCCTGACCAAAGACGACCGCAGCGCCGACCTTGAGCAGTTCGAGCAGCGTCTCGAAGGCAAGACCCTGCCGGACCAGGCGCGCAAGCGCATCGATGAGGAGATGGGCAAGCTGGCCATTCTCGAAACCGGCTCGCCCGAGTACGCCGTCACCCGCAACTACCTGGACTGGGCCACCGCCCTGCCCTGGGGCGTGTACGGCAAGGACAAGCTCGACCTCAAACACGCGCGCAAAGTCCTCGACCAGCACCATGCCGGTCTCGATGACATCAAGGAACGCATTCTCGAATTCCTCGCCGTGGGCGCCTGGAAAGGCGAGATCAGTGGCTCGATCGTGCTGCTGGTGGGCCCGCCGGGGGTGGGCAAGACCAGCATCGGCAAGTCCATCGCCGAATCGCTCGGCCGGCCGTTCTACCGCTTCAGTGTCGGCGGCATGCGTGACGAGGCAGAGATCAAGGGCCACCGCCGTACCTATATTGGCGCCCAGCCCGGCAAGCTGGTGCAGGCCCTGAAGGACGTCGAAGTGATGAACCCGGTGATCATGCTCGACGAGATCGACAAGATGGGCCAGAGCTACCAGGGCGATCCGGCTTCGGCGCTGCTGGAAACCCTCGACCCGGAGCAGAACGTCGACTTCCTCGACCACTACCTCGACCTGCGTCTGGACCTGTCCAAGGTGCTGTTCGTGTGCACCGCCAATACCCTGGACTCGATCCCCGGGCCATTGCTCGACCGCATGGAAGTGATCCGCCTGTCCGGCTACATCACCGAAGAGAAACTGGCCATCGCCAAGCGCCACCTGTGGCCCAAGCAGCTGGAAAAGGCCGGCGTGACCAAGACCAGCCTGGCCATCAGTGACAGCGCCCTGCGCACGGTGATCGAAGGCTATGCCCGCGAAGCCGGGGTGCGCCAGCTGGAGAAACAACTGGGCAAGCTGGTGCGCAAGGCAGTGGTCAAGCTGCTGGATGCCCCCCAGGCCAAGCTGAAGATAGGCACCAAGGACCTGGAAGCCGCGCTTGGCATGCCCGTGTTCCGCAGCGAGCAGGTGCTGGCCGGCAAAGGCGTGATCACCGGCCTGGCCTGGACCAGCATGGGTGGCGCCACGCTGCCGATCGAGGCCACCCGTATCCACACCCTCAACCGCGGCTTCAAGCTGACCGGCAAGCTGGGTGACGTGATGAAAGAGTCGGCCGAAATCGCCTACAGCTACGTCAGTTCCAACCTCAAGCAGTTTGGTGGTGACCCTGGTTTCTTCAACGAAGCGTTCATTCATCTGCACGTGCCCGAAGGCGCCACGCCCAAGGACGGCCCGAGTGCCGGCATCACCATGGCCAGCGCCCTGCTGTCGCTGGCCCGTGACCAGGCGCCGAAGAAGGGCGTGGCCATGACTGGCGAGCTGACCCTGACCGGGCAAGTACTGCCGATTGGTGGTGTGCGCGAGAAGGTGATCGCGGCGCGGCGGCAGAAGATCTTCGAGCTGATCTTGCCGGAGCCTAACCGCGGGGACTACGAAGAACTGCCGGACTACCTGCGCGAAGGCCTGACGGTGCATTTCGCCAAGCGCTTTGCCGACGTGGCCAAAGTCCTGTTCTGA
- a CDS encoding protease inhibitor I42 family protein, whose protein sequence is MTAPRLLVPLSFALLSACAQQPTQPVALDAESECPTRLQVGQALILTLPSNPSTGYRWRVENPAANVLQSLGPEVYSAPEEENVVGSAGVSTWRYQASSTGDGQLVLVYQQPWAADVAPVQTFDCRIVVR, encoded by the coding sequence ATGACCGCCCCTCGTCTGCTCGTTCCCCTGAGCTTCGCCTTGCTTTCTGCCTGCGCCCAACAGCCCACGCAACCCGTCGCACTGGACGCCGAGAGCGAATGCCCAACGCGCCTGCAGGTTGGCCAGGCACTGATCCTGACCCTGCCGAGCAACCCGTCCACCGGTTACCGCTGGCGGGTCGAAAACCCGGCCGCGAACGTGCTGCAAAGCCTCGGCCCGGAGGTGTATAGCGCCCCGGAAGAAGAAAATGTGGTCGGCAGCGCCGGTGTCTCGACCTGGCGCTACCAGGCCAGCAGCACCGGCGATGGCCAGTTGGTGCTGGTGTACCAGCAGCCCTGGGCGGCAGATGTTGCCCCGGTACAGACTTTCGATTGCCGGATCGTCGTCCGCTGA
- the cmoA gene encoding carboxy-S-adenosyl-L-methionine synthase CmoA: MSKQPDRLFAQPLEQVPDFAFNEDVVRVFPDMIKRSVPGYPTIVENLGVLAARFAQPHTALYDLGASLGAVTQSLRRHVRSDGCRVIAVDNSAAMVERCRQYLTAQDSMFQELLPVQVLEADILALPFEPASVVAMNFTLQFIAPDQRLELLGRIRQALLPGGALILSEKLRFADHEEQDLLNELHLDFKRANGYSELEIAQKRSAIENVMRPDTLEAHKERLRAAGFSKVVPWFQCLNFASLIALP; encoded by the coding sequence GTGAGCAAACAACCCGACCGCCTTTTCGCCCAGCCCCTGGAGCAGGTGCCCGACTTCGCCTTCAACGAGGATGTGGTGCGTGTGTTCCCGGACATGATCAAGCGCTCGGTGCCGGGCTACCCGACTATCGTCGAGAACCTCGGCGTGCTGGCCGCGCGCTTCGCCCAGCCGCACACCGCGCTGTACGACCTGGGTGCGTCGCTGGGCGCCGTCACCCAGTCGCTGCGCCGCCATGTGCGCAGTGACGGCTGCCGGGTAATTGCCGTGGACAACTCCGCGGCGATGGTCGAGCGTTGCCGCCAGTACCTCACTGCCCAGGACTCGATGTTCCAGGAACTGCTACCGGTGCAGGTGCTGGAAGCCGACATCCTGGCCCTGCCCTTCGAGCCCGCCTCGGTGGTGGCGATGAACTTCACCCTGCAGTTCATCGCCCCCGACCAGCGCCTGGAGCTGCTCGGCCGCATCCGCCAGGCGCTGCTGCCCGGCGGCGCACTGATCCTCTCGGAAAAACTGCGCTTCGCCGATCACGAAGAGCAGGACCTGCTCAATGAACTGCACCTGGACTTCAAGCGTGCCAATGGCTACAGCGAGCTGGAAATTGCCCAGAAGCGCAGCGCCATTGAAAACGTGATGAGGCCTGATACCCTCGAAGCCCACAAGGAACGCCTGCGCGCTGCCGGTTTCTCGAAAGTGGTGCCCTGGTTCCAATGCCTTAACTTCGCCTCTTTGATAGCCCTGCCATGA